In the genome of Drosophila subpulchrella strain 33 F10 #4 breed RU33 chromosome 2L, RU_Dsub_v1.1 Primary Assembly, whole genome shotgun sequence, one region contains:
- the LOC119547318 gene encoding DNA-directed RNA polymerase I subunit RPA43, protein MAKILQKYVKFSAKELETYASSPGSCVRCITTDMHLAMGPYGMANFKHALHELLIRTRVGFYDANLDGILLGIKNIKVLGHTAGLRADDPIMHLIINADFYVFRPEVGAILSGVVQHISKYQVAAIIYRVFNTAIRFTNKEDVAMEQEIKFRIKNFDIGNVVPYIEGEILHENGTEPKKQSKKFASEDSDVEEVVEEVKEEDPDEMLDALLEEIKKEPDFTPKKKSPKKRKNGENGDIAKAKKVKIEIKNEPI, encoded by the exons ATGGCCAAGATACTGCAGAAATACGTAAAGTTCTCGGCCAAGGAGCTGGAGACGTACGCCAGCAGCCCGGGCTCATGTGTGCGATGCATCACCACGGACATGCACCTGGCGATGGGTCCGTACGGCATGGCCAACTTCAAGCACGCGCTCCACGAGCTCCTCATCCGCACCAGGGTGGGATTCTACGATGCCAACCTCGACGGGATATTACTGGGCATCAAGAACATCAAGGTGCTGGGCCACACAGCCGGTCTCCGTGCGGACGACCCCATCATGCACCTAATCATCAACGCGGACTTCTACGTCTTCCGTCCCGAAGTGGGCGCCATACTGAGTGGCGTGGTGCAGCACATCTCGAAGTACCAGGTCGCCGCCATCATCTACAGAGTCTTTAACACCGCCATCCGCTTCACCAACAAAGAGGACGTCGCCATGGAGCAGGAGATCAAGTTCCGGATAAAGAACTTCGATATCGGCAATGTGGTGCCCTACATCGAGGGAGAAATTTTGCATGAGAATGGCACGGAGCCGAAG AAACAATCCAAAAAGTTTGCCAGCGAAGACTCGGATGTTGAAGAGGTTGTGGAAGAGGTTAAGGAAGAGGACCCCGACGAAATGTTAGATGCCCTTTTAgaagaaataaagaaagaaCCTGATTTCACGCCAAAAAAGAAATCTCCGAAAAAACGAAAGAATGGAGAAAACGGTGACATCGCCAAAGCGAAAAAAGtgaaaatagaaataaaaaacgagccaatatag
- the LOC119547317 gene encoding neuroligin-4, X-linked — protein sequence MSKSSSKSQFDSHDSQQVSRPTGNGNGSGPGQLMLRARTAAAAAAAAAAAQTKIIQSRFLHIYGLLCLGTLMACIKAIGASIAQQTLAEADADAQDKDKDKKREAETETKGETEADAEADARIMATGICIIRLITLKRFLENSKTDTHNQRRQQSATSATSATSPPSAPGATGPRRRHLHYPGHPAAHPAGHPGHPEACTLLMLLLLTSLWPDCCDCLHGGSNTVKTKYGLLRGIVVRSSPLVEAFLGIPYASPPVGSLRFMPPITPSTWKTVRSADRFSPVCPQNIPIPPNGPEALLEVPRARLAQLRRLLPLLKNQSEDCLYLNIYVPYETRRQRRNIDDTAGDSKTKLSTVVFIHGESYDWNSGNPYDGSELAAHGNVIVVTINFRLGIFGFLKTGGKESAQGNFGLMDLVAGLHWLKENLPAFGGDPQSITLLGYGTGAVLANILVVSPVASDLIQRTVLVSGSALSPWAIQKNPLFVKRRVAEQTGCHGDMLYDDLAPCLRTKSVAELLAVKVDHPRFLVGFAPFVDGTVISPGANPLGSTTLPMGSAIVSTSGIEYANFPKRDLIFCLTSVESYLDLSAQDLEFGFNETRRDRILRTFVRNNFHYHLNEIFAVLKNEYTDWEKAIRNPLSSRDATLQFLSDGHTASPLIKLGYMHSLRGGRAYFLHFKHKTIEEEYPQRTGSVRGEDVPFWLGLPMSPLFPHNYTTQERQIGRLMLRYLSNFAKTGNPNQSTAKSVLPNPNEVLEAELHQQKKRSTGLTHPNLSEALNLAVIYNQRRTNAMHEKRSYIRRRLRSNDAAFTQLGISSERDVGSYDGDELPFWDAYDVVNQLYVELGNKANIQSHYRGHKLSMWLNLIPQLHRHFNINDQSMRHHQFQDDMNNRDLYEGVVRPQLQTKPAEDDNIIIMQRSRTTPPPPPAPPAKSPSTNATQALNPTGTGATTTTECGIDGAMSVSELTTTQAPKDNRTGVTRVETQKDLATASTGLIGNLELLRRLGGKQFQSYTTALIATVAVGCFLLILNVLIFAGIYHQREKRARDAKTKEELQESDNSKNSSMLKLNALMGGSGGGAGGPGPGDIADAYTLSGSVVDSKGGVGVVFGEYSCYDEKTKQLKEEKLLVELPPSSSTGQTSLMMDTWGPCSTSTLDLLKTKPGDPIEMVTYSTLPTLMESTSAMSSKRGSFVDTTMQFNSPQQFDYAVQSSDQMSFKAIEEAVKAAAGNDSEITRDDDIPEPPPPPRSFLAAQQQQQQQTGILRQSGAGGSSTTGSGSSSGKKRVHIQEISV from the exons ATGTCGAAGTCATCGTCCAAGTCACAGTTCGATTCCCACGATTCCCAGCAAGTGTCACGGCCaaccggaaacggaaacggaagcgGGCCGGGCCAATTGATGCTGAGAGCAAGgacggcagcagcagcagcagcagcagcggcagcggcacaAACTAAGATAATTCAATCGCGTTTTCTACACATTTACGGTTTACTTTGCCTCGGTACCCTGATGGCTTGCATTAAAGCTATCGGCGCTTCAATTGCGCAGCAAACGCTTGCGGAAGCGGATGCGGATGCACAAGATAAAGATAAAGATAAAAAGCGGGaggcggaaacggaaacgaaAGGGGAAACAGAAGCGGATGCGGAAGCGGATGCCCGCATCATGGCAACGGGAATTTGCATTATAAGACTGATAACATTAAAGAGATTTCTAGAGAATTCCAAAACCGACACACACAATCAAAGGCGCCAGCAATCAGCAACGTCAGCAACGTCAGCAACATCACCACCATCAGCACCTGGAGCAACTGGCCCGCGGCGGAGACACCTCCATTATCCGGGACATCCAGCCGCACATCCAGCAGGACATCCAGGACACCCGGAGGCGTGCACCCTGCTAATGCTCCTGCTGCTCACCAGCCTCTGGCCGGATTGCTGCGACTGCCTCCACGGCGGCAGCAACACGGTGAAGACCAAGTACGGCCTGCTGCGGGGCATCGTGGTCCGCTCCTCGCCGCTCGTGGAGGCCTTCCTGGGCATACCCTACGCCTCGCCCCCGGTGGGCAGTCTCAG ATTTATGCCCCCCATAACGCCCTCGACGTGGAAAACGGTTCGCAGCGCGGATCGATTCTCGCCGGTCTGTCCGCAGAACATCCCCATACCGCCCAACGGACCGGAGGCGCTCCTCGAAGTCCCCCGCGCCCGCCTCGCCCAGCTGCGCCGCCTGTTGCCGCTGCTCAAGAACCAATCGGAAGACTGCTTATACCTAAATATCTATGTGCCCTACGAGACGCGCCGCCAGAGAC GTAATATCGATGATACTGCTGGCGATTCAAAGACCAAGTTGTCCACTGTGGTCTTCATCCATGGCGAATCGTATGACTGGAACTCAGGGAATCCCTACGATGGCTCCGAGCTAGCTGCCCACGGCAACGTCATCGTCGTGACAATCAACTTTCGTCTAGGGATCTTTGGTTTCCTGAAGACCGGTGGCAAGGAGAGTGCCCAGGGAAATTTTGGACTGATGGATCTGGTTGCGGGCCTCCACTGGCTCAAGGAGAATCTGCCGGCGTTCGGTGGGGATCCCCAGAGCATCACACTCCTGGGCTACGGAACTGGAGCTGTGCTGGCCAACATACTGGTCGTGTCCCCAGTGGCGAGTG ATCTTATACAGCGAACAGTTCTGGTGAGTGGCTCCGCCCTGTCACCCTGGGCCATACAGAAAAATCCGCTCTTTGTGAAAAGGCGCGTGGCGGAACAGACTGGCTGTCACGGCGACATGTTGTATGATGACCTGGCCCCCTGCCTCCGCACCAAGAGCGTCGCCGAATTGCTGGCCGTCAAGGTGGATCACCCACG attCCTCGTGGGCTTCGCTCCATTCGTGGATGGTACTGTAATATCGCCCGGCGCCAATCCCTTGGGCAGTACCACATTGCCAATGGGTTCAGCTATTGTTAG tacttcAGGAATTGAATATGCAAACTTTCCGAAACGAGACCTCATTTTCTGCCTTACATCTGTGGAGTCCTACTTGGATTTGAGTGCCCAAGACTTGGAATTCGGCTTCAATGAGACGCGACGGGATCGCATCTTGCGCACTTTTGTGCGAAACAACTTTCACTATCATCTGAACGAGATATTTGCCGTTCTGAAG AATGAGTACACCGACTGGGAGAAAGCCATACGTAATCCTCTTAGTTCCCGAGACGCCACCCTGCAATTCCTGAGCGATGGCCACACGGCCTCGCCGCTGATTAAGTTGGGCTATATGCACAGTTTGCGAGGGGGCCGCGCCTACTTCCTGCACTTTAAGCACAAAACAATCGAGGAGGAGTACCCGCAG AGAACCGGCTCCGTGCGCGGCGAAGATGTGCCTTTCTGGTTGGGTCTGCCCATGTCCCCGCTCTTCCCACACAACTACACGACTCAGGAGCGCCAAATTGGCCGACTAATGCTGCGATATCTGTCCAACTTTGCCAAGACTGG CAATCCAAACCAATCCACGGCAAAGTCAGTGCTCCCCAATCCAAACGAGGTCTTGGAGGCTGAGCTGCATCAGCAGAAAAAGCGTTCCACTGGGCTGACCCATCCGAATCTCAGCGAGGCTCTAAATCTGGCCGTGATCTACAATCAGCGCCGGACTAATGCCATGCACGAGAAGCGATCCTATATCCGGAGAAGACTGcggagcaatgatgcagcctTCACCCAACTGGGAATCTCCAGTGAACGGGATGTGGGCAGCTACGATGGCGATGAGCTGCCCTTTTGGGATGCCTACGATGTGGTCAACCAGCTGTATGTGGAATTGG GCAACAAGGCAAACATTCAGAGCCACTATCGTGGTCACAAGCTGTCCATGTGGTTGAACCTCATCCCCCAGCTGCATCGCCACTTTAACATCAACGACCAGTCCATGCGACACCATCAGTTCCAGGACGACATGAACAACAGGGATCTCTATGAGG gaGTTGTGCGACCTCAATTGCAGACAAAGCCCGCTGAAGATGATAACATAATCATCATGCAGAGGAGCAGGACAACTCCGCCACCACCACCTGCTCCTCCTGCGAAGAGTCCAAGTACGAATGCCACACAAGCCTTAAATCCCACTGGCACGGGAGCAACCACAACGACAG AGTGCGGCATCGATGGAGCCATGTCCGTGTCGGAACTGACCACTACCCAAGCTCCGAAGGACAATAGAACCGGTGTAACGCGAGTGGAGACGCAAAAGGACCTGGCCACCGCCTCTACCGGGTTAATTGGTAATCTGGAGCTGCTCCGGCGACTCGGTGGCAAACAGTTCCAGAGCTATACGACAGCACTGATAGCCACAGTGGCAGTGGGTTGTTTCCTGCTGATTCTAAATGTCCTGATCTTCGCGGGCATTTATCATCAGCGCGAGAAGCGTGCGAGGGATGCCAAGACCAAGGAGGAGCTGCAGGAGAGCGACAACAGCAAGAACTCCAGCATGCTAAAGCTGAACGCTTTGATGGGCGGCAGCGGTGGAGGAGCAGGTGGTCCTGGTCCAGGCGACATCGCAGATGCGTACACCTTGAGCGGATCGGTGGTGGACAGCAAGggcggagtgggcgtggtGTTCGGGGAGTACAGCTGCTACGATGAGAAGACCAAGCAGTTGAAGGAGGAGAAGCTGCTGGTGGAGCTGCCACCCTCCTCATCGACAGGTCAGACGTCTCTGATGATGGACACCTGGGGCCCGTGCTCCACTAGCACTTTGGATCTGCTTAAGACCAAGCCGGGTGATCCCATCGAAATGGTCACCTACAGTACCCTGCCCACGTTGATGGAGTCCACATCGGCCATGAGCAGCAAGCGGGGATCCTTTGTGGACACCACCATGCAGTTCAACAGTCCCCAGCAATTCGACTATGCAGTCCAGTCCTCGGATCAGATGTCCTTCAAGGCGATAGAGGAGGCTGTCAAGGCGGCGGCCGGGAATGACTCGGAAATCACCCGGGATGATGACATTCCCGAGCCGCCGCCACCTCCACGATCCTTCCTAGCCgcccaacagcaacagcagcagcaaacgGGAATCCTCCGGCAGTCAGGCGCAGGCGGAAGTTCCACGACAGGATCGGGGAGCAGCAGCGGCAAGAAACGTGTACATATTCAGGAAATCTCAGTCTAG